Proteins from one Canis lupus familiaris isolate Mischka breed German Shepherd chromosome 26, alternate assembly UU_Cfam_GSD_1.0, whole genome shotgun sequence genomic window:
- the PITPNM2 gene encoding membrane-associated phosphatidylinositol transfer protein 2 isoform X9 → MIIKEYRIPLPMTVEEYRIAQLYMIQKKSRNETYGEGSGVEILENRPYTDGPGGSGQYTHKVYHVGMHIPSWFRSILPKAALRVVEESWNAYPYTRTRFTCPFVEKFSIDIETFYKTDAGENPNVFSLSPVEKNQLTIDFIDIVKDPVPPNEYKTEEDPKLFHSIKTQRGPLSDNWIEEYKQQVFPIMCAYKLCKVEFRYWGMQSKIERFIHDTGLRKVMVRAHRQAWCWQDEWYGLNMENIRELEKEAQLMLSRKMAQFNEDDEEAAELAKDEASQAQAPGEPPQPSSSSGEPLAGRGLKKQWSTSSKSSRSSKRGASPSRHSISEWRMQSIARDSDESSDDEYFDAHEDLSDSEEIFPKDITKWSSNDLMDKIESPEPEDTQDGLYRQSTPEFRVASSVEQLNIIETKKKIFTLYPAFLRLLKKIRWKGRKRTPSRQK, encoded by the exons AAGAAGAGCCGTAACGAAACGTATGGCGAAGGCAGTGGCGTAGAGATCTTGGAGAACCGGCCGTACACGGACGGCCCTGGCGGCTCTGGGCAGTACACACACAAGGTGTACCATGTGGGCATGCACATCCCCAGCTGGTTCCGCTCCATCCTGCCCAAGGCAGCCCTGAGGGTGGTTGAGGAATCCTGGAACGCCTACCCCTACACCCGAACCAG GTTCACTTGCCCCTTTGTGGAGAAATTCTCCATTGACATCGAAACTTTTTATAAAACGGATGCTGGAGAAAACCCTAATGTGTTCAGCCTGTCTCCTGTGGAGAAGAACCAGCTGACAATCG ACTTCATCGACATCGTCAAAGACCCTGTGCCCCCCAACGAGTATAAGACGGAAGAAGACCCCAAGCTATTCCATTCGATCAAGACACAGCGGGGGCCCCTGTCTGACAATTGGATTGAGGAGTACAAGCAGCAGGTGTTTCCCATAATGTGTGCCTACAAGCTCTGCAAGGTGGAGTTCCGCTATTGGGGCATGCAGTCCAAGATCGAGAGGTTCATCCATGACACGG GCCTGCGGAAGGTGATGGTGAGGGCCCACCGGCAGGCCTGGTGCTGGCAGGACGAGTGGTACGGGCTCAATATGGAGAACATCcgggagctggagaaagaagcGCAGCTCATGCTGTCCCGCAAGATGGCCCAGTTCAATGAAGATGATGAAGAGGCTGCCGAACTGGCCAAGGACGAAGccagccaggcccaggcccctggggagCCCCCCCAGCCCAGCAGTAGCAGCGGGGAGCCCCTGGCAGGCCGGGGCCTCAAGAAACAGTGGTCTACATCCTCCAAGTCCTCACGGTCATCTAAGCGGGGAG CCAGCCCTTCCCGCCACAGCATCTCCGAGTGGAGGATGCAGAGTATCGCCCGGGACTCAGACGAGAGCTCAGACGACGAGTACTTCGACGCTCATG aggACCTGTCTGATTCAGAAGAAATATTCCCCAAGGACATCACCAAGTGGAGCTCCAATGACCTCATGGACAAAATTGAAAGTCCTGAGCCGGAGGATACACAGG ACGGTCTATACCGCCAGAGCACCCCTGAATTCAGGGTGGCTTCCAGTGTGGAGCAGCTGAACATCATTGAG ACCAAAAAAAAGATCTTCACCTTGTACCCAGCCTTTCTGCGTTTGCTGAAGAAAATcagatggaaggggaggaagcgAACACCATCTAGGCAGAAGTGA